TAGATCCCCTCGGTCAGGGCCTTCTCGGCCTGGCTTGCGGGGATCGAGACGTGTTTGACCGTCCCCATAATGTCGGTGAACTGCAGCCGCAGGAACTGAATGTTCTCCTGTTCGATCCGGTCCAGCACCGCCTGTTCGGCCTCCGTGATCCCGCCGTCGGGGTGAGATGCGCCAGTTGTCATTTGTTTCGACATCCAAGTCCAATACGTGAGGTTTTATAGCCCTATCGGTTGACTCAATTGCCTATTTTGGGATGATTTTTGGACAAACGTAAACTCATAAGGCGCTTCAGTTCCAATCAGGGTTCATGACCTACGAAAACCTCGATGCGGAACTGATCAACGAACTGCTCGCGGACGGTCGGGCCAGCCTGCGGAGCGTCGGCGAGTCCCTGGGTGTCTCGGTGACCACGGTCTCGAATCACTTACAGAGCCTGGAGGCGGCGGGGACGATCAAGGGTTTCGTTCCGGTGGTCGATTATGACACGCTCGGATACGACGTGACCGCAATCCTGCAGCTGAAAGTCGAGGGCGAGGCGATTCCGGAGATCACCGACCGGTTGAAGGCCGTCGACCGGATGATCACCGTCTATGAGGTGACCGGCGAGTTCGACATCATCGCGGTCGGCAAGTTCGAGGACACCGACTCGATGGACGAGATCATCAAGGAACTACTCGTCGAGCCGGCGATCAAGGAGAGCAATACCAGCGTGGTGCTGGCCGCACCGGTCGAGTGTGACCAGTTCGAGCTTCCGGTCGCGGAAGAGTAGGACTTCATCAGCCTAGCTGGCAGGTTTTCTCACCGACCAGATTGGGCTAGTTTATACTTGGAAACTAGCAATCAGCTATGAAACCTAACTTATTTCGAACAAATCTTTACCGTCGAAAGCAGAAAATTGCGGGTTTGGATGGAGTCCAGTCCCGAACGGTTCGACTGAATAGGGGGTGCGTTATTCTCCGCGAGCACTGAGTGCTCGCGGCCGCGCCCGCGGACTACCGCGCGGCCGCAGGCCGCGCGACAGGAGCAGGCGCGTTTTAGTGTGCTCAAAAAGCGGAGCTTTTTGGGATCCAGCAGGAGCTGCGCTCCTGCGCGACAGGTTTTGCCGAGGGGC
This region of Halodesulfurarchaeum sp. HSR-GB genomic DNA includes:
- the lrp gene encoding HTH-type transcriptional regulator Lrp, translated to MTYENLDAELINELLADGRASLRSVGESLGVSVTTVSNHLQSLEAAGTIKGFVPVVDYDTLGYDVTAILQLKVEGEAIPEITDRLKAVDRMITVYEVTGEFDIIAVGKFEDTDSMDEIIKELLVEPAIKESNTSVVLAAPVECDQFELPVAEE